The following proteins come from a genomic window of Tepidiforma thermophila:
- the cysE gene encoding serine O-acetyltransferase, which translates to MLAEIREDIRAAMARDPAARSALEVVLFYPGFHARLAHRLAHALHRRGVPLIPRGIMHLARFFTGIEIHPGARIGRRFFIDHGMGVVIGETTEIGDDVTLYQGVTLGGTSTRRVKRHPTLRDRVTVGAGAKVIGAVEIGENVRIGAGSVVVTNVPPNATVVGVPGHIVAFHDDSNGAIQRLPDPEWERLNDLDRRLDELRAQIAHLEEHLAQLHGRHHGGQEAPETAAER; encoded by the coding sequence ATCCTTGCCGAAATCCGGGAGGACATCCGCGCTGCCATGGCGCGCGACCCTGCGGCGCGCTCGGCGCTGGAGGTGGTGCTCTTCTACCCCGGCTTCCACGCGCGGCTGGCGCACCGGCTGGCGCATGCGCTCCATCGGCGGGGCGTGCCGCTCATCCCCCGCGGGATTATGCACCTTGCGCGGTTCTTCACCGGCATCGAAATCCACCCCGGGGCGCGGATCGGGCGGCGGTTCTTCATCGACCACGGCATGGGGGTCGTCATCGGCGAGACGACCGAGATCGGCGACGACGTGACGCTCTACCAGGGCGTGACACTGGGCGGCACCAGCACCCGCCGGGTCAAGCGCCACCCCACGCTGCGCGACCGGGTGACCGTGGGGGCCGGCGCAAAGGTGATCGGCGCGGTGGAGATCGGCGAAAACGTGCGGATCGGCGCCGGGAGCGTCGTCGTGACGAACGTGCCGCCGAACGCGACGGTCGTCGGGGTGCCGGGGCACATCGTGGCGTTCCACGACGATTCGAACGGGGCGATCCAGCGGCTGCCGGACCCGGAGTGGGAGCGGCTGAACGACCTCGACCGGCGGCTGGACGAGCTGCGGGCGCAGATTGCCCACCTCGAGGAGCACCTCGCGCAGCTGCACGGCCGCCACCACGGTGGGCAGGAAGCGCCGGAAACGGCGGCCGAGCGCTGA
- a CDS encoding winged helix-turn-helix domain-containing protein: protein MRTVFLVTRRPDAARLGAELERAGFNAPVIAPERLASDEFQNRVDVAVLDFRDIPPAAFSIIAGAYGENGVILFALVPPEGLDRITPDLPVDDFVLLSAPPEELARRIERALWRKHGVDAENVIRCGALAIDLTNYRVTVDDEPVVLTFKEYELLRFLAMNAGRVFTREQLLNRVWGYDYFGGARTVDVHIRRIRAKIEIRGHAFIETVRNVGYRLVADARKAAPPTD, encoded by the coding sequence ATGCGCACCGTCTTCCTCGTGACCCGACGTCCCGATGCTGCCCGTCTTGGCGCCGAACTCGAACGCGCCGGCTTCAACGCCCCCGTCATCGCCCCCGAGCGCCTCGCCTCCGACGAGTTCCAGAACCGCGTCGACGTCGCTGTCCTCGACTTCCGCGATATCCCCCCGGCGGCGTTCTCCATCATCGCCGGGGCCTACGGCGAAAACGGCGTCATCCTCTTCGCCCTCGTTCCCCCCGAGGGGCTCGACCGGATTACGCCCGACCTCCCCGTCGACGACTTCGTCCTCCTCTCGGCGCCCCCCGAGGAGCTGGCCCGCCGGATCGAGCGCGCGCTCTGGCGCAAGCACGGCGTCGATGCCGAAAACGTCATCCGCTGCGGCGCCCTCGCCATCGACCTCACCAACTACCGCGTCACCGTCGACGACGAACCGGTCGTCCTCACCTTCAAGGAGTACGAACTCCTCCGCTTCCTCGCGATGAACGCCGGCCGCGTCTTCACCCGCGAGCAGCTCCTCAACCGCGTCTGGGGGTACGACTACTTCGGCGGGGCCCGCACCGTCGATGTCCACATCCGGCGCATCCGCGCCAAGATCGAAATCCGCGGGCACGCCTTCATCGAAACGGTCCGCAACGTCGGCTACCGCCTCGTCGCTGATGCCCGCAAAGCGGCCCCGCCGACCGATTAG
- the purF gene encoding amidophosphoribosyltransferase: MLPESDNPREACGVFGVYSPGDDVARLTFYGLYALQHRGQESAGIATSNGEDFSLRTGMGLVAQVFDEEDLAYLKGHIAIGHTRYSTAGGSLACNAQPIVVYDRETGDPIALAHNGNLTNVDILREDLEAQGVVFESTADSEVIAHLFTIAPGRTFEERFHYVMRRIEGAYSVVMMTKDRLFAMRDPMGVRPLCLGRLDGGWVVASESCALEHLGVPMEREVQPGEVIVIDEHGPASFYPVAPARKRAICTFEYTYFARPDSRIGGQLIYPAREEMGATLAREHPVEADIVIGVPDSATPAAIGYARASGIPYREGLVKNRYVGRTFIQPDQRIREAGVSLKFNALSDVLAGKRVVLVDDSIVRGTTTPRVIQLLRRAGAKEVHMRITTPPIVSPCFLGVDMATKAELIAANHSIEEIRQHIGADSLGFLSLEGLNRATGQNPEDLCNACFTGVYPLNVQMQLERLEAERGREPALAAAESLHRAGRP, translated from the coding sequence TTGCTCCCGGAAAGCGATAATCCGCGCGAGGCCTGCGGCGTCTTCGGGGTGTACAGCCCCGGCGACGACGTCGCACGGCTGACGTTCTATGGGCTGTACGCCCTCCAGCACCGGGGCCAGGAAAGCGCCGGCATCGCAACGAGCAACGGGGAAGACTTCAGCCTCCGCACAGGCATGGGCCTGGTGGCGCAGGTGTTCGATGAGGAGGACCTGGCCTACCTGAAGGGCCACATCGCCATCGGCCACACGCGCTACAGCACGGCGGGCGGTTCGCTGGCCTGCAACGCCCAGCCCATCGTGGTCTACGACCGGGAGACCGGGGACCCGATCGCCCTCGCCCACAACGGCAACCTGACGAACGTCGATATCCTGCGCGAGGACCTCGAAGCGCAGGGGGTTGTCTTCGAATCGACGGCCGATTCCGAGGTGATCGCCCACCTGTTCACGATTGCGCCGGGGCGCACCTTCGAGGAGCGGTTCCACTACGTGATGCGCCGGATCGAAGGCGCCTACAGCGTGGTGATGATGACGAAGGACCGGCTGTTTGCGATGCGCGACCCGATGGGCGTGCGCCCGCTCTGCCTCGGGCGGCTGGACGGCGGCTGGGTCGTCGCGTCGGAATCGTGCGCGCTGGAGCACCTCGGCGTGCCGATGGAGCGCGAGGTCCAGCCGGGCGAGGTCATCGTGATCGATGAGCACGGCCCGGCGAGCTTCTACCCGGTGGCGCCGGCACGGAAGCGCGCGATCTGCACCTTCGAGTACACCTACTTTGCCCGCCCCGATTCCCGGATTGGCGGGCAGCTTATTTACCCGGCCCGCGAGGAGATGGGCGCCACGCTCGCGCGCGAGCACCCGGTGGAGGCCGACATCGTCATCGGCGTGCCGGACTCGGCGACACCGGCGGCGATCGGCTACGCGCGGGCCTCGGGCATTCCCTACCGCGAAGGGCTGGTGAAGAACCGGTACGTCGGGCGGACGTTCATCCAGCCCGACCAGCGGATCCGCGAGGCGGGCGTCAGCCTGAAGTTCAACGCCTTGAGCGATGTGCTCGCCGGCAAGCGGGTGGTGCTCGTCGACGACAGCATCGTGCGCGGGACGACGACGCCGCGCGTGATCCAGCTCCTCCGGCGGGCGGGCGCGAAGGAAGTGCACATGCGGATCACCACGCCGCCGATCGTGTCGCCGTGCTTCCTCGGCGTGGATATGGCGACGAAGGCGGAGCTGATTGCGGCGAATCATTCAATCGAGGAGATCCGCCAGCATATCGGGGCGGATTCGCTCGGCTTCCTGAGCCTCGAGGGGCTGAACCGGGCGACCGGGCAGAACCCGGAGGACCTCTGCAACGCCTGTTTCACCGGGGTCTACCCGCTGAATGTGCAGATGCAGCTGGAGCGGCTCGAAGCAGAGCGGGGGCGGGAGCCGGCGCTGGCGGCAGCCGAGAGCCTCCACCGGGCCGGCAGGCCGTAG
- the lysA gene encoding diaminopimelate decarboxylase has protein sequence MDLAQYPLHALAEQVGTPFYFYDAAIMDRKFAELAAITSGPGLHCRYAVKANPARPVLETARRHGLWIDAVSGNEVLRAKAAGFPMGHEPPVVMYTADVFRDNALRVVLEEGILPNVGSPGMIRELAEAGYRGPVAMRINPGFGHGHVQACDTGGPSSKHGIWYEDHLAAKRMADEAGFPVVTLHAHVGTGPQIREFDENMKKLIALFAHLLPHYPEVTAVNLGGGIPHPYRPGAPAYPLEEYGALLADGVRQLTAAAERPIGIEIEPGRYPVAGMALLVARVTDVKATRTNEKGPGHQFIMCDAGFNDLVRPAMYGSYHHISIVGKGAGREPEPFVVAGPLCESGDVFTRDDRELLQPRPLPRPEPGDLLVLHDAGAYGAAMSSNYVSLGRVPQVLWENGSARLIARRETFEDLVRRECDEPIAL, from the coding sequence ATGGACCTTGCGCAGTACCCCCTCCACGCGCTCGCCGAGCAGGTGGGCACCCCGTTCTACTTCTACGATGCGGCGATCATGGACCGGAAGTTCGCCGAGCTTGCGGCGATCACGTCCGGGCCGGGGCTCCACTGCCGGTACGCCGTGAAGGCGAACCCGGCGCGGCCGGTGCTCGAAACCGCCCGCCGGCACGGGCTCTGGATCGATGCCGTGAGCGGCAACGAAGTGCTGCGGGCGAAAGCGGCCGGCTTCCCGATGGGCCACGAGCCGCCCGTCGTGATGTACACGGCAGATGTCTTCCGCGACAACGCGCTCCGGGTGGTGCTGGAGGAGGGGATCCTGCCGAACGTCGGCTCGCCGGGGATGATCCGGGAGCTGGCGGAGGCAGGGTACCGCGGCCCGGTGGCGATGCGGATCAACCCGGGCTTTGGGCACGGGCATGTGCAGGCGTGCGACACGGGCGGGCCGTCCTCGAAGCACGGCATCTGGTACGAAGACCACCTCGCGGCAAAGCGGATGGCCGATGAGGCGGGCTTCCCGGTGGTGACGCTGCACGCGCATGTCGGCACCGGGCCGCAGATCCGGGAGTTCGACGAGAACATGAAGAAGCTCATCGCGCTGTTCGCGCACCTGCTCCCGCACTACCCGGAGGTGACTGCGGTGAACCTCGGCGGGGGCATCCCCCACCCGTACCGGCCCGGGGCGCCGGCATACCCGCTGGAGGAGTATGGCGCGCTGCTCGCCGACGGGGTGCGGCAGCTGACGGCGGCGGCCGAGCGGCCGATCGGCATCGAAATCGAGCCGGGGCGGTACCCCGTGGCCGGCATGGCTCTGCTCGTCGCCCGGGTGACCGACGTGAAGGCGACGCGGACGAACGAGAAGGGGCCGGGCCACCAGTTCATCATGTGCGACGCGGGGTTCAACGACCTGGTGCGCCCGGCGATGTACGGCTCCTACCACCACATCTCCATCGTCGGGAAGGGGGCCGGGCGGGAGCCGGAGCCGTTCGTGGTGGCCGGCCCGCTCTGCGAGAGCGGGGATGTCTTCACCCGGGACGACCGGGAGCTGCTGCAGCCGCGCCCGCTGCCGCGGCCCGAGCCGGGCGACCTGCTCGTGCTGCACGATGCGGGCGCCTACGGCGCGGCGATGTCCTCGAACTACGTGTCGCTGGGGCGGGTGCCGCAGGTGCTGTGGGAGAACGGGAGCGCGCGGCTGATCGCCCGGCGGGAGACGTTCGAGGACCTTGTGCGGCGGGAGTGTGACGAGCCGATCGCGCTCTGA